The genome window TCGCGGTGCGTAACGTCACCCGCTTCAATCGCGCGATCCTCGCCAAGCCCGAGGGGGCTTTGCATGACTGGGAGATCTTCGTCGGGCTGGCCAAGGCCTTCGCTGAAAAAACCGCCAAGGAGCTGAAACCGACGATACCGCCGGCGAACATGATCGACATGGGCCTGCGCATGGGCCGCTATGGCGATGCGTCCGAGCACAAGTTGTCGTTGGCGACGCTGTTCGATCATCCGCACGGCATTGATCTGGGGGCACTGAAGCCGAATCTGGCGTCACGTCTGAAAACGCCGAATCAGCGTATCCAGGCCGCACCGCCGGAAATTCTCGCCGACCTCGCTCGCTTTGCCGCGTTGCAGGCGCCGGCTGCCGATGAGTTGTTGATGATCGGCCGCCGCCATGTGCGCAGCAACAATTCGTGGATGCACAATTTTCATCGGCTGGTGAAGGGTAAGCCACGGCATCAGTTGCTGATGCACCCGGATGACCTGGCCAGCCGTGGTCTGGCTGATGGGCAGCGGGTTCGGGTGAGTTCGCGGGTCGGGCAGATCGAGGTGGAAGTGCTCGCCAGTCTCGACATGATGAAAGGCGTGGTCAGCCTGCCCCACGGTTGGGGCCACGCGCGCCCGGGCGTGCAGATGGCGATCGCCAGCGGCCAGCCGGGGTCGAGCGCCAACGACCTGACCGACGAGTGTCAGCTTGACGAACTGTCGGGCAACGCGGCGTTGAACGGTGTGCCGGTGACGGTGGCGGCGGCTTGAGCGGGTCTGTCGGGGAGACCGAGCATGGCGCTCGGGATTCCGTTACAATGCGCCACCGTGCCGACCTCTGAGTCGGAAAGTTCAGCCGAGGTGCTCCATGGATATCATCGAAACGATTAAAGAGCAGATTGCCAACAACACCATTCTGCTTTACATGAAAGGCTCGCCGAATGCCCCGCAGTGCGGCTTCTCCGCAAAAGCTGCGCAAGCCGTGATGGCCTGTGGTGAAAAGTTCGCGTACGTGGACATCCTGCAGAACCCGGAAATCCGCGCCAACCTGCCAAAGTACGCCAACTGGCCGACTTTCCCGCAACTGTGGGTCGGCGGTGAGCTGGTCGGCGGCAGCGACATCATGACCGAGATGGCTGCAGACGGTTCGCTGCAAAGCACCATCAAGGCGGCTGTCGAAGCGGCAGCGGCGAACAAGTCCGAAGCCTGATTCTACGTTCATAGAGTTTC of Pseudomonas triticicola contains these proteins:
- the grxD gene encoding Grx4 family monothiol glutaredoxin, translating into MDIIETIKEQIANNTILLYMKGSPNAPQCGFSAKAAQAVMACGEKFAYVDILQNPEIRANLPKYANWPTFPQLWVGGELVGGSDIMTEMAADGSLQSTIKAAVEAAAANKSEA